A part of Bubalus bubalis isolate 160015118507 breed Murrah chromosome 6, NDDB_SH_1, whole genome shotgun sequence genomic DNA contains:
- the EFNA4 gene encoding ephrin-A4 isoform X2, with the protein MRLQPLLQTVLWAVLLSSPLRGGCGLRLAVYWNSSNPRLLRGDAVVELGFKDYLDIICPHYESPGPPEGPETFALYVVDWAGYKACRAEGPSAFKRWECSRPFAPFGPVRFPEKIQRFTPFSLGMEFLPGETYYYILPTPGSPGQCLRLQVSICCKEDKPESAHPVGSHGESGTSGWQGGATPTPLCLLLLLLFPILRLLRVL; encoded by the exons ATGCGGCTGCAGCCCCTGCTGCAGACTGTCCTCTGGGCCGTGCTCCTCAGCTCCCCTCTGCGAGGGGGCTGTGGCCTCCGCCTTGCGGTCTACTGGAACTCCAGTAACCCCAG GCTGCTTCGAGGAGACGCCGTGGTGGAGCTGGGCTTCAAGGATTACCTAGATATCATCTGCCCACACTATGAGAGTCCAGGGCCCCCTGAGGGCCCCGAGACATTCGCATTATACGTAGTGGACTGGGCGGGCTACAAGGCCTGCCGGGCTGAGGGGCCGAGTGCCTTCAAGCGCTGGGAGTGCTCCCGCCCCTTCGCTCCCTTTGGCCCTGTTCGATTTCCAGAGAAGATTCAGCGCTTCACACCCTTCTCCCTTGGCATGGAGTTCTTGCCCGGAGAGACCTACTACTACATCT TGCCAACTCCGGGGAGTCCTGGCCAGTGCTTGAGGCTCCAGGTTTCTATCTGCTGCAAGGAGGACA AACCTGAGTCAGCCCATCCTGTTGGGAGCCATGGAGAGAGTGGCACGTCAGGGTGGCAAGGAGGGGCCACTCCCACTCCCCTctgtctcttgctgctgctgctgttcccaATTCTGCGACTCCTGAGAGTTCTCTGA
- the EFNA4 gene encoding ephrin-A4 isoform X3: MRLQPLLQTVLWAVLLSSPLRGGCGLRLAVYWNSSNPRLLRGDAVVELGFKDYLDIICPHYESPGPPEGPETFALYVVDWAGYKACRAEGPSAFKRWECSRPFAPFGPVRFPEKIQRFTPFSLGMEFLPGETYYYISVPTPGSPGQCLRLQVSICCKEDTDPSWHPQEPGPSQDSLERSPCPLPELGVPSQTDKMEE; encoded by the exons ATGCGGCTGCAGCCCCTGCTGCAGACTGTCCTCTGGGCCGTGCTCCTCAGCTCCCCTCTGCGAGGGGGCTGTGGCCTCCGCCTTGCGGTCTACTGGAACTCCAGTAACCCCAG GCTGCTTCGAGGAGACGCCGTGGTGGAGCTGGGCTTCAAGGATTACCTAGATATCATCTGCCCACACTATGAGAGTCCAGGGCCCCCTGAGGGCCCCGAGACATTCGCATTATACGTAGTGGACTGGGCGGGCTACAAGGCCTGCCGGGCTGAGGGGCCGAGTGCCTTCAAGCGCTGGGAGTGCTCCCGCCCCTTCGCTCCCTTTGGCCCTGTTCGATTTCCAGAGAAGATTCAGCGCTTCACACCCTTCTCCCTTGGCATGGAGTTCTTGCCCGGAGAGACCTACTACTACATCT CAGTGCCAACTCCGGGGAGTCCTGGCCAGTGCTTGAGGCTCCAGGTTTCTATCTGCTGCAAGGAGGACA CGGACCCTTCCTGGCACCCCCAGGAACCAGGGCCCTCCCAAGACTCCTTGGAGAGGAGCCCCTGCCCCCTACCTGAGCTGGGAGTGCCAAGCCAGACAGACAAGATGGAAGAGTGA
- the EFNA4 gene encoding ephrin-A4 isoform X1, which produces MRLQPLLQTVLWAVLLSSPLRGGCGLRLAVYWNSSNPRLLRGDAVVELGFKDYLDIICPHYESPGPPEGPETFALYVVDWAGYKACRAEGPSAFKRWECSRPFAPFGPVRFPEKIQRFTPFSLGMEFLPGETYYYISVPTPGSPGQCLRLQVSICCKEDKPESAHPVGSHGESGTSGWQGGATPTPLCLLLLLLFPILRLLRVL; this is translated from the exons ATGCGGCTGCAGCCCCTGCTGCAGACTGTCCTCTGGGCCGTGCTCCTCAGCTCCCCTCTGCGAGGGGGCTGTGGCCTCCGCCTTGCGGTCTACTGGAACTCCAGTAACCCCAG GCTGCTTCGAGGAGACGCCGTGGTGGAGCTGGGCTTCAAGGATTACCTAGATATCATCTGCCCACACTATGAGAGTCCAGGGCCCCCTGAGGGCCCCGAGACATTCGCATTATACGTAGTGGACTGGGCGGGCTACAAGGCCTGCCGGGCTGAGGGGCCGAGTGCCTTCAAGCGCTGGGAGTGCTCCCGCCCCTTCGCTCCCTTTGGCCCTGTTCGATTTCCAGAGAAGATTCAGCGCTTCACACCCTTCTCCCTTGGCATGGAGTTCTTGCCCGGAGAGACCTACTACTACATCT CAGTGCCAACTCCGGGGAGTCCTGGCCAGTGCTTGAGGCTCCAGGTTTCTATCTGCTGCAAGGAGGACA AACCTGAGTCAGCCCATCCTGTTGGGAGCCATGGAGAGAGTGGCACGTCAGGGTGGCAAGGAGGGGCCACTCCCACTCCCCTctgtctcttgctgctgctgctgttcccaATTCTGCGACTCCTGAGAGTTCTCTGA